One part of the Falco peregrinus isolate bFalPer1 unplaced genomic scaffold, bFalPer1.pri scaffold_40, whole genome shotgun sequence genome encodes these proteins:
- the LOC129783414 gene encoding N-alpha-acetyltransferase 20-like: MLCMFAVPGKAEGSVAGEEWLGRVAALSVAPEFQRLGLAAKLMELLGEISGKKGGFFVDLFVSVSNRVAVNMSKQLGSRVYRTVSERYSASSGEPDEDAYDTRKALCRDTEKKSIIPLPHPVRPEDNE; this comes from the exons ATGCTCTGTATGTTCGCAGTACCGGGTAAGGCGGAAGGCTCTGTggctggggaagagtggctTGGACGTGTTGCTGCGCTCTCTGTTGCACCAGAATTTCAACGGCTGGGTTTGGCTGCTAAATTGATGGAACTACTGGGAGAAATTTCAGGAAA AAAGGGTGGATTTTTCGTCGATCTCTTTGTGAGCGTATCAAATCGGGTTGCAGTAAATATGTCTAAGCAGCTCGGCTCCCGTGTGTACCGGACAGTATCGGAGCGCTACTCTGCTAGCAGTGGAGAGCCAGATGAAGATGCTTACG ATACGAGGAAAGCTCTTTGCAGagatacagagaagaaatcaaTTATACCTCTGCCTCATCCTGTGAGACCAGAAGACAATGAGTAA